A single region of the Lotus japonicus ecotype B-129 chromosome 4, LjGifu_v1.2 genome encodes:
- the LOC130714939 gene encoding LRR receptor-like serine/threonine-protein kinase FEI 1 has translation MEKGFPIWVFILIFTTVFTPSSLALTQDGLTLLEIKGALNDTKNVLSNWQEFDESPCAWTGITCHPGDGEQRVRSINLPYSQLGGIISPSIGKLSRLQRLALHQNSLHGIIPNEITNCTELRALYLRANYFQGGIPSDIGNLPFLNILDLSSNSFKGAIPSSLGRLPHLQVLNLSTNFFSGEIPDIGVLSTFQKNSFIGNLDLCGRQIQKPCRTSFGFPVVIPHAESDEAAVPTKRSSSHYMKVVLIGAMTTLGLLLLVTLSFLWIRLLSKKERAVMRYTDVKKQVDPEASTKLITFHGDLPYTSSEIIEKLESLEEEDIVGSGGFGTVYRMVMNDCGTFAVKRIDRSREGCDQVFERELEILGSIKHINLVNLRGYCRLPSARLLIYDYLAIGSLDDLLHENTEQPLNWNDRLNIALGSARGLAYLHHECCPKIVHRDIKSSNILLNENMEPHISDFGLAKLLVDEDAHVTTVVAGTFGYLAPEYLQSGRATEKSDVYSFGVLLLELVTGKRPTDPSFANRGLNVVGWMNTLQKENRLEDVVDRRCTDADAGTLEVILELAARCTDANADDRPSMNQVLQLLEQEVMSPCPSDFYESHSDHS, from the exons ATGGAAAAGGGTTTTCCAATCTGGGTTTTCATACTGATTTTCACTACAGTTTTCACCCCTTCCTCTCTTGCTCTCACCCAGGATG GTCTGACATTGTTGGAAATCAAGGGTGCTTTGAATGACACTAAGAATGTTCTCAGCAACTGGCAAGAGTTTGATGAGTCTCCTTGTGCTTGGACTGGCATCACTTGTCATCCCGGCGATGGCGAACAAAGAGTTCGCTCAAT TAATTTGCCATACTCGCAACTCGGAGGCATTATATCTCCCAGCATTGGTAAACTCAGCAggctccagagatt GGCACTTCATCAGAACAGCTTGCATGGAATTATTCCCAATGAAATTACCAATTGCACTGAGCTAAGAGCTCT GTACTTGAGGGCTAATTATTTCCAAGGAGGCATACCATCAGATATTGGAAACCTTCCATTTTTAAATATACT GGATTTGTCAAGCAACTCATTCAAAGGTGCTATACCTTCTTCTCTTGGTCGTCTCCCACATTTGCAAGTTCT GAACTTGTCTACCAATTTCTTTTCTGGAGAAATCCCTGACATTGGAGTACTAAGCACCTTCCAGAAGAACTC GTTTATTGGCAATTTAGACCTTTGTGGGCGGCAAATCCAGAAACCATGTCGGACATCATTTGGTTTCCCTGTAGTGATACCACATGCTGAAAGTGATGAAGCTGCAG TCCCTACCAAAAGATCTTCTTCACATTACATGAAGGTGGTGCTAATTGGTGCCATGACAACTTTGGGACTTTTACTCCTTGTAACCCTCTCATTCCTCTGGATCCGTTTATTGTCGAAGAAGGAAAGAGCTGTTATGAGATACACAGATGTCAAGAAACAAGTTGATCCAGAAGCAA GCACAAAACTTATTACATTCCATGGTGATCTTCCATACACGTCATCTGAAATCATAGAAAAACTGGAGTCCCTTGAAGAAGAGGATATAGTGGGGTCGGGAGGATTTGGTACTGTTTACCGAATGGTGATGAATGATTGCGGTACATTTGCTGTTAAGAGGATTGACAGAAGTCGTGAAGGGTGTGATCAAGTGTTTGAAAGAGAACTTGAGATCTTGGGTAGCATCAAGCACATAAATTTAGTAAACCTACGCGGTTACTGCAGGCTCCCTTCTGCAAGGCTACTTATCTATGATTATTTGGCCATAGGAAGCTTAGATGATCTCTTGCACG AAAATACGGAACAACCACTGAATTGGAATGATCGCCTAAATATAGCCCTTGGTTCTGCCAGGGGTTTGGCATACTTGCACCATGAATGCTGCCCGAAAATTGTGCATCGTGACATAAAATCCAGCAACATCCTTCTAAATGAAAACATGGAGCCTCATATCTCTGATTTTGGTCTTGCAAAGCTATTGGTTGATGAAGATGCCCATGTTACAACAGTGGTTGCTGGCACATTTGGATATTTGGCACCAG AGTATCTACAAAGTGGGAGAGCCACTGAGAAGTCAGATGTATATAGCTTTGGAGTTCTATTGCTGGAACTTGTGACTGGAAAGAGGCCTACAGATCCTTCCTTTGCGAATAGAGGTTTAAATGTTGTTGGCTGG ATGAACACATTACAGAAGGAAAACAGATTGGAAGACGTGGTAGACAGAAGATGCACTGATGCAGATGCAGGAACTCTTGAAGTGATTCTTGAGCTAGCAGCAAGGTGCACAGATGCAAATGCAGATGACCGTCCATCCATGAACCAAGTGTTACAGTTGCTGGAACAAGAAGTCATGTCTCCTTGCCCAAGTGATTTTTACGAGTCTCATTCAGATCACAGCTAA
- the LOC130713055 gene encoding uncharacterized protein LOC130713055 — protein MESELAAIRTALAAVTTAMKDLPTTLGTMVEKAVGKSVGIDVDSGDARPEREPREKTPESVGLRESGSDQPVLQGEALNEFRQSVKKVELPMFDGKDLAGWISRAEIYFKVQETSPEVKVSLAQLSMEGGTIHFYNSLLATEEELTWERFRDALLERYGGNGDGDVYEQLSELRQQGTVEEYITDFEYLTAQIPKLPEKQYQGYFLHGLKEEIRGKVRSLVAMGGVNRARLLVVTRAVEKEVKGDGVAGQARANRFGGNGSRSGFSGATKGNGTEWIWVKGNKETGQTVNRPNSNPRGDQTKNTGDIRRAGPRDRGFNHLSYPQLMERRQKGLCFKCGGPYHRNHVCPDKHLRLLILEEDGEELDESKMLAMEVNEDEEETQGELSLMSLCELGMKTGGIPRTMKLRGTINGVPVVVLEDSGATHNFVDCFLVRRLGWEVVDTPRMTVKLGDGYKSQAQGRCAGLKIEMGEYHLRCSPQLFDLGGPDIVLGIEWLKTLGDTIVNWDTQLMSFWSDKKWITLQGMDTRGEHMEALQSITATGERKPGLLGTRNEEKAGKQLPGEINSSQLEELDKLLYRFDVVFQEKQGLPPGRGREHCITIQEGKGPVNVRPYRYPHHHKNEIEKQVREMLSAGIIRQSTSAYSSPVILVKKKDQTW, from the coding sequence ATGGAGAGTGAGCTAGCGGCGATCCGCACCGCACTTGCGGCGGTGACAACAGCAATGAAGGATCTACCCACGACGCTGGGGACGATGGTCGAGAAGGCGGTAGGGAAGTCTGTCGGCATTGATGTAGATTCCGGCGATGCTAGGCCGGAGCGTGAACCTAGGGAAAAGACTCCGGAATCGGTGGGTCTGAGGGAGTCTGGATCGGATCAACCGGTGCTGCAAGGAGAGGCTCTCAACGAATTTCGCCAATCGGTCAAGAAAGTTGAACTTCCGATGTTCGATGGGAAAGACCTGGCGGGGTGGATCTCTCGCGCGGAGATCTATTTCAAGGTGCAAGAAACTTCACCGGAAGTCAAGGTGAGTTTAGCTCAGCTGAGCATGGAGGGTGGAACCATACATTTTTACAACTCACTCCTTGCAACTGAGGAGGAGCTGACCTGGGAACGGTTTCGCGACGCACTGTTGGAGCGTTATGGTGGGAATGGCGACGGCGACGTCTACGAACAACTTTCGGAGCTCCGTCAGCAAGGAACCGTTGAAGAGTATATCACGGATTTTGAGTACCTCACTGCTCAGATTCCCAAGCTTCCAGAGAAACAATACCAAGGGTATTTCCTGCATGGGTTGAAGGAGGAAATCAGGGGCAAGGTGCGCAGCTTGGTAGCCATGGGCGGTGTGAACCGAGCTCGTCTTTTGGTGGTGACGCGTGCAGTAGAGAAGGAGGTGAAAGGAGATGGGGTTGCGGGTCAGGCCAGAGCAAACCGCTTTGGGGGAAACGGATCCAGATCCGGGTTCAGTGGAGCAACCAAGGGCAATGGTACGGAGTGGATATGGGTCAAGGGGAATAAGGAAACGGGCCAAACTGTCAACAGGCCAAACTCAAATCCTCGAGGCGACCAAACAAAAAACACAGGAGACATTCGACGAGCTGGGCCAAGGGATCGAGGCTTTAATCATTTGTCTTATCCTCAGTTGATGGAGCGTAGGCAAAAAGGGTTATGTTTTAAGTGTGGTGGGCCGTATCACCGAAATCATGTGTGCCCCGATAAGCATCTCCGACTACTCATTCTCGAGGAAGACGGTGAAGAGCTTGATGAGAGCAAGATGCTGGCAATGGAAGTTAACGAAGACGAGGAAGAGACACAAGGAGAGCTCAGCTTGATGAGCTTATGTGAGTTGGGCATGAAAACCGGAGGAATTCCGCGGACGATGAAGCTCAGAGGAACCATTAACGGAGTACCGGTGGTCGTGCTTGAGGACAGCGGTGCTACCCACAACTTCGTGGATTGTTTTCTGGTACGCCGGTTAGGTTGGGAAGTGGTGGACACCCCACGTATGACGGTGAAGTTGGGCGATGGGTACAAATCCCAAGCTCAGGGGCGTTGTGCAGGTTTGAAGATCGAGATGGGGGAGTATCATCTTCGTTGTTCCCCGCAGTTGTTTGATCTTGGAGGACCTGACATTGTGTTGGGAATAGAGTGGCTCAAGACTCTGGGGGATACCATAGTGAATTGGGACACCCAATTGATGAGTTTCTGGAGCGACAAGAAGTGGATCACCTTGCAGGGGATGGATACTCGAGGGGAACATATGGAGGCCTTGCAGAGCATTACTGCTACCGGTGAGAGGAAACCGGGCCTGTTAGGAACCCGGAATGAAGAGAAGGCTGGCAAGCAGTTACCTGGAGAAATCAATTCGTCACAATTGGAAGAATTGGACAAACTACTGTACAGATTTGATGTGGTCTTTCAGGAAAAACAGGGTCTACCTCCGGGAAGAGGAAGGGAGCATTGTATCACCATCCAGGAAGGAAAAGGGCCTGTGAATGTGAGACCTTATCGATACCCACACCAccataaaaatgaaattgagaAGCAAGTAAGAGAAATGTTGTCTGCTGGAATCATTAGGCAAAGTACAAGTGCCTATTCTAGTCCTGTAATCttagtaaagaagaaggatCAGACATGGTGA
- the LOC130711742 gene encoding uncharacterized protein LOC130711742 — MSQLSSGIVCSGTNSLVPLLSLPPPSSISSSSSASLSFSRFIKGKALVLDYWAVNKNCYKRRRGQHVIQASSEFASQSIWDDWKPPKASSTPSFSEILWPSAGAFVAMAMLGKLDQLLAPKGLSITTAPLGAVSALLFATPNAPSARKYSIFMSQIGCAVIGVLALTIFGPGLLAKSASVAACVAYMIYTGTVHPPAVAMPLIFIDGVKLHHLNFWYALYPGAACCILLCLIKEVVLYLKQNFKF; from the exons ATGAGTCAATTGTCATCTGGGATTGTTTGCAGTGGCACCAACTCTTTGGTACCATTATTATCattaccaccaccatcttcaatttcttcttcttcctcagcttccTTGTCTTTTAGCAGATTCATCAAAGGGAAAGCACTGGTTTTGGATTACTGGGCAGTTAATAAAAATTGCTATAAACGAAGGAGAGGACAACATGTAATTCAGGCATCAAGCGAGTTTGCTTCTCAATCCATCTGGGATGATTGGAAACCCCCCAAAGCGTCTTCCACTCCTTCCTTCAGCGAGATTCTATGGCCCTCTGCAG GGGCATTTGTAGCTATGGCAATGTTGGGAAAGCTGGATCAGTTATTGGCACCTAAAGGACTCTCAATCACAACTGCTCCATTAGGGGCAGTTTCTGCTCTCCTCTTCGCCACGCCTAACGCTCCTTCTGCCCGG AAGTACAGTATATTCATGTCCCAAATAGGCTGTGCAGTCATAGGTGTTTTGGCCCTCACAATATTCGGACCTGGATTGCTGGCCAAGAGTGCTAGTGTCGCAGCCTGCGTTGCTTACATGATTTACACCGGCACGGTTCATCCCCCAG CCGTAGCCATGCCATTGATTTTCATTGATGGAGTTAAGTTGCATCACTTGAATTTCTGGTATGCTTTGTATCCAGGGGCTGCGTGTTGCATTCTGCTCTGTTTGATT AAAGAGGTGGTTCTATACTTGAagcaaaatttcaaattttga